In one Lolium rigidum isolate FL_2022 chromosome 3, APGP_CSIRO_Lrig_0.1, whole genome shotgun sequence genomic region, the following are encoded:
- the LOC124695974 gene encoding protein LAZY 1, with protein sequence MTLLGWMHRKLRSNNDVFKEFNAGGGGACNCITGLASPDGEYFGDDAFAANHPSPLVSADEHFTFSGSGLLAIGTLGFADFDIPSDHEDNDEDYDHVDVESIDADGTVDEADDGTVTPTFTYLQPEAEDAAVEKEMCTIEAVAEKDDDTPTEDDLMLVSAELEKVLGGSDIPSARVSFAMGVDCPLQGFLFGSPVCSDAESRPDKPDGGGRRTSLGELFMRTRFVEDKVALVAVAEGEDGGERDEGKQGKGDGGRYKRMKKRRVKDEKGAGGDGEPDSATTKSKFKKILQIFHRKVYPESTILTRNLTKKTRKRCGPEDGGGATDEPTASPKTTRPRMLSLGCCTKRSFSASPGDSGELNANKSGHWIKTDADYLVLEL encoded by the exons ATGACG CTCCTAGGTTGGATGCACCGAAAGCTACGGAGCAATAATgacgtgttcaaagagttcaacgCCGGCGGAG GTGGGGCCTGCAATTGCATCACCGGACTAGCCTCACCGGACGGCGAATACTTCGGTGACGATGCCTTTGCCGCCAACCATCCATCGCCGCTGGTCAGCGCGGACGAGCACTTCACCTTTAGCGGGAGTGGCCTCCTCGCCATTGGCACGCTGGGCTTCGCCGACTTTGACATCCCTAGCGACCACGAGGACAACGACGAAGATTACGATCACGTCGACGTGGAGAGCATTGATGCCGATGGCACCGTGGATGAAGCTGACGATGGCACTGTCACGCCCACCTTCACCTACCTGCAGCCTGAGGCCGAGGACGCCGCTGTGGAGAAGGAGATGTGCACCATTGAGGCCGTCGCGGAGAAGGACGATGACACGCCAACGGAGGACGACCTCATGCTGGTGAGCGCCGAGCTGGAGAAGGTCCTCGGGGGCAGCGACATTCCGTCCGCGCGGGTGAGCTTCGCCATGGGCGTCGACTGCCCGCTGCAGGGCTTCCTATTCGGCTCCCCGGTGTGCAGCGACGCCGAGTCGCGACCTGACAAACCGGACGGCGGTGGCCGGCGCACCTCACTCGGCGAGCTGTTCATGCGCACACGCTTCGTCGAGGACAAGGTAGCACTTGTCGCCGTCGCGGAGGGGGAAGACGGCGGGGAGAGGGATGAAGGGAAGCAAGGGAAAGGGGACGGCGGCCGCtacaagaggatgaagaagaggagggtGAAGGATGAGAAAGGCGCCGGTGGCGATGGAGAGCCGGATAGTGCAACGACTAAAAGCAAATTTAAGAAG ATCCTTCAAATCTTCCACAGGAAAGTCTACCCTGAAAGCACGATACTGACAAGGAACCTGACCAAGAAAACCCGCAAACGCTGTGGTCCGGAGGACGGCGGCGGTGCTACCGACGAGCCGACGGCCTCGCCGAAGACCACCCGGCCGCGCATGCTGAGCCTCGGATGCTGCACCAAGCGCTCCTTCAGCGCCTCCCCTGGTGACAGCGGCGAGCTGAACGCCAACAAGAGCGGCCACTGGATCAAGACCGACGCAGACT ACTTGGTGCTGGAATTATAG